The following are encoded in a window of Alphaproteobacteria bacterium genomic DNA:
- a CDS encoding class I SAM-dependent methyltransferase yields MSEGGGIGAREGYDLWAPAYDGFDNPMIALASRAIDAAALPVSGKRFLDIGCGTGRNLAWALGKGAAQVTGLDGSPGMLAQAREKLGPDATLIERDLSGDWGLAAAYDIACISLVLEHFPQVAPLIARAAAAIVPGGTLFVAEMHADLARGGTGAHFEKDGKRHALPSFGHDRAEFEAALKAAGFGGAVFIEWRADDHVAAIPKLAKHAGKSALLSLTARRA; encoded by the coding sequence GTGAGCGAAGGCGGGGGGATCGGTGCGCGCGAAGGCTACGATCTTTGGGCGCCCGCTTATGACGGGTTCGACAACCCGATGATCGCGCTGGCGAGCCGCGCGATCGACGCGGCCGCCCTTCCCGTTTCCGGCAAACGCTTTCTCGATATCGGCTGCGGCACCGGGCGCAATCTCGCCTGGGCGCTGGGCAAGGGCGCTGCGCAGGTCACCGGCCTGGACGGTTCGCCCGGCATGCTCGCCCAAGCGCGCGAAAAGCTCGGGCCCGATGCCACGCTGATCGAGCGCGATCTGTCGGGCGATTGGGGCCTCGCCGCCGCATACGACATCGCCTGCATTTCGCTGGTCCTCGAACACTTCCCGCAAGTCGCGCCGCTGATCGCGCGGGCCGCCGCCGCAATCGTGCCCGGCGGCACGCTGTTCGTGGCCGAGATGCACGCCGATCTCGCGCGCGGCGGGACGGGTGCGCATTTCGAGAAAGACGGCAAGCGCCACGCGCTGCCGAGTTTCGGGCATGATCGTGCCGAGTTCGAAGCGGCGTTAAAAGCCGCCGGGTTCGGCGGTGCGGTTTTCATCGAATGGCGCGCCGACGATCACGTCGCCGCCATACCCAAACTCGCCAAACACGCGGGCAAATCGGCGCTGCTATCGCTGACGGCGCGGCGCGCCT
- a CDS encoding NAD kinase translates to MSAPRLAFAAAPTPQARHALAALKRRYTHVDIDRADVVVALGGDGFVLQTLHRVMERGTPVFGMHRGSIGFLMNDYRLTGLPARIAKATRETLHPLRMTVTRANGRKAQALAVNEVSLLRQLRQAAKIRILVDGVVRMDELIADGVLVSTPAGSTAYNLSAHGPIVPMGAELLALTPITAFRPRRWRGALLPAAAKVAFEILEADKRPVSATADHTEIRDVVRVEVAEDRAKRLTLLFDPEHNLEERVLKEQFAP, encoded by the coding sequence ATGTCGGCCCCACGACTCGCCTTCGCCGCCGCCCCCACCCCGCAAGCCCGCCACGCTTTGGCGGCGCTCAAGCGGCGCTACACCCATGTCGATATCGACCGCGCCGACGTCGTCGTGGCGCTGGGCGGCGACGGCTTCGTGCTGCAAACGCTGCACCGGGTGATGGAACGCGGCACGCCGGTCTTCGGCATGCATCGCGGGTCGATCGGCTTTCTGATGAACGACTACCGCCTGACGGGCTTGCCGGCGCGCATCGCCAAGGCGACGCGCGAAACGCTGCACCCGCTGCGCATGACCGTCACGCGCGCCAATGGCCGCAAGGCGCAAGCGCTGGCGGTCAACGAAGTGTCGCTGCTGCGCCAGCTGCGCCAGGCCGCCAAAATCCGTATTCTGGTCGACGGCGTGGTGCGCATGGACGAGTTGATCGCCGACGGCGTGCTCGTCTCCACCCCCGCCGGCTCGACCGCCTATAACCTTTCGGCGCACGGGCCCATCGTGCCGATGGGAGCCGAACTTCTGGCGCTGACGCCGATCACCGCCTTCCGTCCGCGGCGCTGGCGCGGGGCGTTGCTGCCCGCCGCCGCGAAGGTCGCGTTCGAAATTCTGGAAGCCGACAAGCGCCCGGTTTCGGCCACCGCCGACCACACCGAAATCCGCGACGTCGTGCGCGTCGAGGTCGCCGAGGATCGCGCCAAGCGGCTGACGCTGCTGTTCGATCCCGAGCACAATCTCGAAGAGCGCGTGCTGAAAGAGCAATTCGCGCCGTGA
- the moaA gene encoding GTP 3',8-cyclase MoaA codes for MDGNHLPPGSAPLIDPFARAISYLRVSVTDRCDFRCVYCMAEDMTFLPKAEMLSLEEMDRLCSAFVRMGVRKLRLTGGEPLVRRNVMTLIRALGRHLKTGALEELTLTTNGSQLTKHAEGLAEAGVKRINVSLDTLDPAKFEKLTRWGKLDVVLDGLQAAKRAGLSVKINAVALKGQNEDEVDRMIAWCGEEGFDLVFIEVMPMGEIGDAARLDQYLPLSLLRARIQQNWTLAETGYRTGGPARYFDVKETGQRLGFITPLTHNFCESCNRVRLTCTGTLYMCLGHDDAADLRSPLRASQDDGLLDGAIREAIARKPKGHDFVIDRRHSGPAVPRHMSVTGG; via the coding sequence ATGGACGGCAACCACCTGCCCCCCGGTTCTGCGCCGCTGATCGACCCGTTTGCCCGCGCGATTTCGTATCTGCGCGTGTCGGTCACGGATCGCTGCGATTTCCGCTGCGTCTATTGCATGGCAGAGGACATGACGTTCCTCCCCAAGGCGGAAATGCTGTCGCTGGAGGAAATGGATCGGCTGTGCTCGGCCTTCGTGCGCATGGGCGTGCGCAAGCTGCGTTTGACCGGCGGCGAGCCCTTGGTCCGGCGCAATGTGATGACTCTCATTCGGGCGCTCGGCCGGCATCTGAAGACCGGCGCGCTCGAGGAACTGACGCTCACCACCAACGGCTCGCAGTTGACCAAGCATGCGGAAGGCTTGGCCGAAGCGGGCGTCAAACGCATCAACGTGTCGCTCGACACGCTCGATCCCGCCAAGTTCGAAAAACTGACGCGCTGGGGCAAGCTCGACGTCGTGCTCGACGGGCTGCAAGCGGCCAAGCGCGCGGGGCTATCCGTCAAGATCAACGCCGTGGCGTTGAAGGGCCAGAACGAAGACGAAGTCGACCGCATGATCGCGTGGTGCGGCGAGGAAGGCTTCGATCTGGTGTTCATCGAAGTGATGCCGATGGGCGAGATCGGCGACGCCGCGCGCCTCGACCAATATCTGCCGCTGTCGCTGCTGCGCGCGCGCATCCAGCAGAACTGGACGCTCGCCGAGACCGGCTATCGCACCGGCGGTCCGGCGCGCTATTTCGACGTGAAGGAGACCGGCCAACGCCTGGGCTTCATCACGCCGCTGACGCATAATTTTTGCGAGAGCTGCAATCGCGTGCGCCTCACCTGCACCGGCACGCTTTATATGTGCTTGGGCCATGACGACGCTGCCGATCTGCGAAGCCCGCTTCGCGCGTCGCAAGACGACGGCTTGCTCGATGGCGCCATCCGCGAAGCCATCGCCCGCAAGCCCAAGGGCCATGATTTCGTCATCGACCGGCGCCATTCCGGCCCGGCGGTGCCCCGGCATATGAGCGTGACCGGCGGCTGA
- the mobA gene encoding molybdenum cofactor guanylyltransferase MobA, translated as MDADRPQIAGVVLAGGLSRRMGGGDKALRLLAGKPMLGHVLDRAARQVGALVLNANGDSSRFAEFGLPCVADSVPGFAGPLAGVLAGLDWAATHVPEAELVASFPSDAPFLPRDMVRRLYDARDGAAIAIASSGGRTHPVCGLWPVALRDDLRRALIDENIRKVETWIARHKSVVVDFAIDPIDPFFNANAPDDLARAEALLR; from the coding sequence ATGGATGCGGATCGTCCCCAGATCGCCGGTGTCGTGCTGGCCGGTGGCTTGTCCCGCCGTATGGGCGGCGGGGATAAGGCGCTGCGCCTGCTGGCCGGCAAGCCGATGCTCGGCCATGTGCTGGATCGTGCGGCGCGCCAGGTCGGCGCGCTGGTCCTCAACGCCAATGGCGATTCGTCGCGCTTCGCCGAATTCGGTTTGCCCTGCGTCGCCGATTCGGTGCCGGGCTTCGCGGGGCCTTTAGCCGGCGTCCTGGCGGGGCTGGATTGGGCGGCGACGCACGTACCGGAGGCCGAGCTTGTCGCGAGCTTCCCCAGCGACGCGCCCTTCCTGCCGCGCGATATGGTTCGGCGGCTTTACGATGCGCGCGACGGGGCGGCGATCGCGATCGCATCGTCGGGCGGGCGCACGCATCCGGTGTGCGGGCTCTGGCCCGTGGCGTTGCGCGACGATCTGCGCCGCGCGTTGATCGACGAGAATATCCGCAAGGTCGAAACCTGGATCGCGCGCCACAAAAGCGTCGTGGTCGATTTTGCGATCGATCCGATCGATCCGTTTTTCAACGCCAACGCGCCGGACGATCTGGCGCGCGCCGAAGCGTTGCTGCGCTAG
- a CDS encoding DUF3553 domain-containing protein: MMTRLAPGDYVRHPDKPEWGLGQVQSAIGNRVTVNFEHAGKLLIDAGTIELRPADPDEA; the protein is encoded by the coding sequence ATCATGACGCGTCTGGCACCCGGCGATTACGTCCGCCACCCCGACAAGCCCGAATGGGGCCTGGGCCAAGTTCAATCGGCCATCGGCAACCGCGTGACGGTGAATTTCGAACACGCGGGCAAGCTGCTGATCGACGCGGGCACGATCGAATTGCGCCCGGCCGATCCGGACGAGGCCTAG
- a CDS encoding response regulator → MKTFLVVDDSRVIRNVARRILEALSFKVEEAADGQQALDSCKRAMPDAILLDWNMPVMDGIQFLRALRAAPGGDAPIVLFCTTETELAKIQTAIEAGANEYIMKPFDSEIVESKLSQVGLL, encoded by the coding sequence ATGAAAACATTCCTCGTGGTCGACGATTCGCGCGTTATTCGCAACGTGGCGCGGCGCATTTTGGAGGCGTTGTCCTTCAAAGTGGAGGAAGCGGCCGACGGCCAGCAAGCGCTCGATTCCTGCAAGCGCGCGATGCCCGACGCGATCCTGCTCGACTGGAACATGCCGGTGATGGACGGAATTCAGTTCCTGCGCGCGCTGCGCGCCGCACCCGGCGGCGACGCGCCGATCGTGTTGTTCTGCACGACGGAGACGGAGCTCGCCAAGATCCAAACCGCGATCGAAGCGGGGGCGAACGAATACATCATGAAGCCGTTCGACAGCGAGATCGTCGAATCGAAACTTTCGCAGGTGGGGCTGCTGTAG
- a CDS encoding chemotaxis response regulator protein-glutamate methylesterase: MSIGADATKTAATGPSPVRVMVVDDSAVIRGLITRALEVDPGIQVVATVSNGQLAVSQMSRSDVDVIVLDIEMPVMDGLTALPELLKAAPDVKIIMASTLTQRNAQVSIEALQKGASDYIPKPSSTGEIHGSADFKRDLIEKVKALGRVRRDRRDRNKAAGIPEAKPAPAARATAAPGARSSLLSPTSPVVLRPFARSNPQIVGIGSSTGGPQALFTVLGNLPASFKLPIVITQHMPATFTTILAEHIARVAKRPSAEGRDGESIEPGKIYLAPGDNHMVVETQGTQKIIRLNKNPPENFCRPAVDPMFRSLAAAYGPSVLGVVLTGMGSDGAKGGRVLVDAGANVIAQDEASSVVWGMPGAAAQAGICSALLPIDKVAGEIARIAGIRA; this comes from the coding sequence ATGTCGATCGGCGCCGACGCGACCAAGACGGCCGCGACAGGCCCGTCGCCCGTTCGGGTGATGGTGGTCGACGATTCCGCCGTCATCCGCGGGCTGATCACGCGCGCGTTGGAGGTCGATCCCGGCATTCAAGTCGTCGCGACGGTATCCAACGGGCAGCTCGCGGTGTCGCAAATGTCGCGCAGCGATGTCGACGTGATCGTGCTCGACATCGAAATGCCGGTGATGGACGGGCTGACGGCGCTGCCCGAATTGTTGAAGGCCGCCCCCGACGTCAAAATCATCATGGCGTCGACGCTGACCCAGCGGAACGCCCAGGTCAGCATCGAGGCGCTGCAAAAGGGCGCGTCCGACTATATCCCCAAGCCCAGCTCGACCGGCGAAATCCACGGCTCGGCCGATTTCAAACGCGACCTGATCGAGAAGGTCAAAGCGCTCGGCCGCGTTCGCCGCGACCGGCGCGACCGCAACAAGGCCGCCGGCATTCCCGAAGCGAAACCGGCCCCCGCCGCGCGCGCGACGGCCGCACCGGGTGCGCGCTCGTCGCTGTTGTCGCCCACTTCGCCCGTGGTGTTGCGGCCCTTCGCGCGCTCGAATCCGCAGATCGTCGGGATCGGCTCGTCGACAGGCGGGCCGCAAGCTTTGTTCACGGTGCTGGGCAATCTGCCCGCGTCGTTCAAGCTGCCGATCGTCATCACCCAACATATGCCGGCGACGTTCACGACGATCTTGGCCGAGCATATCGCGCGCGTCGCCAAGCGCCCGTCGGCGGAGGGCCGCGACGGCGAGTCGATCGAGCCCGGCAAGATCTATCTGGCACCCGGCGACAACCACATGGTCGTCGAAACGCAAGGCACGCAGAAGATCATCCGCCTGAATAAAAACCCGCCCGAGAATTTCTGCCGCCCGGCGGTCGATCCGATGTTCCGCAGCCTCGCCGCCGCCTATGGCCCCAGCGTGCTGGGCGTGGTGCTGACCGGCATGGGCTCGGACGGCGCCAAAGGCGGGCGCGTGCTGGTCGATGCGGGCGCCAACGTCATCGCGCAGGACGAAGCGAGCTCGGTCGTCTGGGGCATGCCGGGCGCCGCGGCGCAAGCGGGCATCTGCTCGGCGTTGCTGCCGATCGACAAGGTCGCCGGCGAGATCGCGCGCATCGCGGGGATCCGCGCATGA
- a CDS encoding protein-glutamate O-methyltransferase CheR, which yields MKPDDFAFFTKYIYDQSGIVLGADKMYLIESRLAPVARKFNLASIDLLVTQLRGGRDATLQREVVDAMTTNESFFFRDGKPFDQFKSVVLPQLLANRAAKKSFRIWCAAASTGQEPYTIAMILKEAALQLTGWRYEIVGTDLSTEALDRAKSGIYTQFEVQRGLPIQLLVKYFKQQGDKWQIAPEIRAMVQYRNFNLLHDFAGLGGFDVVFCRNVLIYFDQKTKGSILERIAKLMPPDGLLYLGGAETVLGVTEKFQPMPNQRGIYQLTGK from the coding sequence ATGAAGCCCGACGATTTCGCCTTTTTCACCAAATACATCTACGACCAGAGCGGCATCGTTCTGGGGGCGGACAAGATGTATTTGATCGAAAGCCGCCTCGCCCCCGTCGCGCGCAAATTCAATCTCGCCTCGATCGATCTGCTCGTCACGCAATTGCGCGGCGGTCGCGACGCTACTTTGCAGCGCGAAGTCGTCGACGCGATGACGACGAACGAGTCGTTCTTCTTCCGCGATGGCAAGCCGTTCGATCAGTTCAAGTCGGTGGTGTTGCCCCAGCTTCTCGCCAATCGCGCGGCGAAGAAAAGCTTCCGCATCTGGTGTGCGGCCGCGTCGACGGGGCAGGAGCCCTACACGATCGCGATGATCCTCAAGGAAGCCGCGTTGCAGCTGACCGGCTGGCGCTACGAGATCGTCGGCACCGATTTGTCGACCGAAGCGCTCGACCGCGCCAAGAGCGGCATCTACACCCAGTTCGAAGTGCAGCGCGGCCTGCCGATCCAATTGCTGGTGAAGTATTTCAAGCAGCAGGGCGACAAATGGCAGATCGCGCCCGAGATCCGCGCGATGGTGCAGTATCGCAACTTCAACCTGCTGCACGATTTCGCGGGGCTCGGCGGGTTCGACGTCGTGTTCTGCCGCAACGTGCTGATCTATTTCGATCAGAAAACGAAGGGCAGCATCCTCGAGCGCATCGCCAAGCTGATGCCGCCCGACGGCTTGCTCTATCTGGGCGGGGCCGAAACCGTGCTCGGCGTCACCGAGAAATTCCAGCCGATGCCCAACCAGCGCGGCATCTATCAGCTCACCGGAAAATGA
- a CDS encoding response regulator transcription factor, whose translation MRVLLVEDDQATAKSIELMLKQEGFVCDVSDMGEDGLEIGKLYDYDIILLDLMLPDMDGYEVLRRFRQARIKTPVLILSGLADLDAKIKGLGFGADDYLTKPFDKRELIARIHAIVRRAKGHSQSTIKTGRLTVNLETRTVDAGAKPLHLTGKEYAILELLSLRKGTTLTKEMFLNHLYGGIDEPELKIIDVFVCKLRKKLSTACEGDNYIETVWGRGYVLRDPQPTKGGKAA comes from the coding sequence ATGCGCGTCCTGCTGGTCGAAGACGATCAGGCCACGGCCAAGTCGATCGAGTTGATGCTGAAGCAAGAAGGTTTCGTTTGCGACGTCTCCGACATGGGCGAAGACGGGCTCGAAATCGGCAAGCTCTACGATTACGACATCATCCTGCTCGATCTGATGCTGCCCGACATGGACGGCTACGAGGTCTTGCGCCGCTTCCGCCAGGCGCGGATCAAAACGCCGGTGCTGATCCTCTCGGGCCTCGCCGATCTCGACGCCAAGATCAAGGGCCTGGGCTTCGGCGCCGACGATTATCTGACCAAACCGTTCGACAAGCGCGAATTGATCGCGCGCATTCACGCGATCGTGCGCCGCGCCAAGGGCCATTCGCAATCGACGATCAAGACCGGGCGCCTGACCGTCAATCTCGAAACGCGCACGGTCGATGCGGGCGCCAAGCCCTTGCACCTGACGGGCAAGGAATACGCGATTCTCGAACTGCTCTCGCTGCGCAAAGGCACGACGCTGACCAAGGAGATGTTCTTGAACCATCTCTATGGTGGCATCGACGAGCCCGAGCTCAAGATCATCGACGTGTTCGTCTGCAAGCTGCGCAAGAAGCTGTCGACCGCCTGCGAGGGCGACAACTATATCGAAACCGTCTGGGGCCGCGGCTACGTGCTGCGCGACCCGCAGCCGACCAAGGGCGGCAAGGCGGCCTAA
- the fliI gene encoding flagellar protein export ATPase FliI → MPAAELIASIGQIPDYRYYGRVTAVQGMLVEIGGVEDMLAIGSRCAITTRDRRRVPCEVVGFRSGKALLMAYGSVDGIGVGSRAEIVDSEPVVYPHHGWLGRVVNALGEPVDGKGPLPMGPAPYFIKAAPPSAHRRQRVRGKIDLGIRAINTFLTCCRGQRMGIFAGSGVGKSSVMSMMTRFTAADIVVIGLIGERGREVQEFIQDDLGPEGLARSVVVVATGDESPLMRRQAAYLTLTVAEYFRDHDRDVLCLMDSVTRFAMAQREIGLSAGEPPASKGYTPSVFAELPRLLERAGPGIGHGSITGLFTVLVEGDDTNEPISDAVRGILDGHIILDRAIGERGRYPAINILRSVSRTMPGCNTPAENAVVQRARALMSQYEDMAEMIRLGAYRRGSDPMVDEAIHFNPSIEAFLKQGKREHSLLQDGYSQLAEILGMDDPMIVGGETEERAHAR, encoded by the coding sequence ATGCCCGCTGCCGAGCTGATCGCCTCCATCGGGCAGATCCCCGATTATCGCTACTACGGCCGCGTCACGGCCGTGCAAGGCATGCTCGTCGAAATCGGCGGCGTGGAGGACATGCTCGCCATCGGGTCGCGCTGCGCGATCACGACGCGCGACCGCCGCCGCGTGCCCTGCGAGGTCGTCGGCTTCCGCAGCGGCAAGGCGCTGCTGATGGCCTATGGCTCGGTCGACGGCATCGGCGTGGGCAGCCGCGCTGAAATCGTCGATAGCGAGCCGGTCGTCTATCCCCATCACGGGTGGCTGGGCCGCGTCGTCAACGCGCTGGGCGAGCCGGTGGACGGCAAGGGCCCGCTGCCGATGGGCCCGGCACCCTATTTCATCAAAGCCGCCCCGCCATCGGCGCATCGCCGCCAGCGCGTGCGCGGCAAGATCGATCTTGGCATCCGCGCCATCAACACGTTCCTGACCTGCTGCCGCGGCCAGCGCATGGGCATTTTCGCGGGCTCGGGCGTGGGCAAATCGTCGGTCATGTCGATGATGACGCGCTTCACCGCCGCCGACATCGTGGTGATCGGCCTGATCGGCGAACGCGGCCGCGAAGTGCAGGAATTCATCCAGGACGATCTTGGCCCCGAAGGCCTCGCGCGTTCGGTCGTCGTCGTCGCCACGGGCGATGAATCGCCGCTGATGCGCCGTCAGGCGGCGTATCTGACGCTGACCGTCGCCGAATATTTCCGCGATCACGATCGCGACGTGCTGTGCCTGATGGACTCCGTCACGCGCTTCGCGATGGCGCAGCGCGAGATCGGCTTGTCGGCGGGCGAGCCGCCGGCATCCAAGGGCTATACGCCATCGGTCTTCGCCGAGTTGCCGCGCCTGCTGGAACGCGCGGGGCCGGGCATCGGCCATGGCTCGATCACGGGCCTCTTCACCGTGCTGGTCGAGGGCGACGATACGAACGAACCGATTTCCGACGCGGTGCGCGGCATTCTCGACGGGCATATCATCCTCGATCGCGCGATCGGCGAGCGCGGGCGCTATCCCGCGATCAATATTCTGCGCTCGGTCTCGCGAACCATGCCGGGCTGCAACACGCCGGCGGAAAACGCCGTCGTCCAGCGCGCGCGCGCGTTGATGTCGCAATACGAAGACATGGCCGAAATGATCCGCCTTGGCGCTTATCGGCGCGGCTCCGACCCGATGGTCGACGAGGCGATCCATTTCAATCCGTCGATCGAGGCGTTCCTGAAGCAGGGCAAGCGCGAACATTCGCTGCTGCAGGACGGGTATAGCCAGCTCGCCGAGATCCTCGGCATGGACGATCCGATGATCGTCGGCGGCGAAACCGAAGAACGCGCCCACGCGCGCTGA
- a CDS encoding flagellar FliJ family protein, which yields MAGNYKGLNSLIRLSDAALNDRRRELNALQEREEEIKRKLDELEEEKLREQSLSRELEAGAFAYSGYAQGTIHRRKELERQLAALQPMLEQARDAMAEAFQELKRYQIALDLRKKSDKEAADRKATIAMDEISLNMHRRNQAGAEGL from the coding sequence ATGGCCGGGAACTACAAAGGCCTCAACTCGCTGATCCGCCTGTCGGACGCCGCACTCAACGACCGGCGCCGCGAACTCAACGCGTTGCAGGAACGCGAGGAGGAGATCAAGCGCAAGCTCGACGAGCTCGAGGAAGAAAAGCTCCGCGAGCAATCCTTGTCGCGCGAGCTGGAGGCGGGTGCCTTCGCCTATTCCGGCTACGCGCAAGGGACGATCCATCGGCGCAAGGAGCTGGAGCGCCAGCTCGCCGCGTTGCAGCCGATGCTGGAACAGGCGCGCGACGCGATGGCCGAGGCGTTCCAGGAACTGAAGCGTTATCAGATCGCGCTCGACCTGCGCAAAAAGTCGGACAAGGAAGCCGCCGACCGCAAGGCGACGATCGCGATGGACGAAATCAGCCTCAACATGCATCGCCGCAATCAGGCGGGGGCGGAAGGCCTTTAG